ACGACACGGTGCTGGTCCTCAAGCAGTACGAGGGCCAGCCCGAGCTGCGAGACCTCTATCTGGAGCACCTGGCCGAGCACCCCGACGGGGTCTACAAGCCCTGCCGGGCCGGGCACATCACCGGCAGCGCGCTGGTCGTCGACCCGGCGGGCGGGCGCGTCCTGCTGACCCTGCACAAGAAGCTCGGCATCTGGCTCCAGATGGGCGGGCACTGCGAGCCCGAGGACACCACCCTCGCCGGGGCCGCGCTGCGCGAGGCGGTCGAGGAGTCGGGCATCTCGTCCGGACTGACCCTGCTGCCGGGCGGCCCCGTACGGCTGGACCGGCACCCGATCCCGGCGCCGTGCAACTGGCACCTGGACGTGCAGTACGCGGCGCTGGCGCCGGCCGACGCGGTGGCGGAGATCAGCGAGGAGTCGCTGGACCTGCGCTGGTTCCCGTACGAGGAGGTGGCGGCGGTGGCCGACACCTCGGTCGTCCGGCTGATGGAGGCGACCCGGGCGCGGCTCTGACCCCCCGGAAGGACGGAAGGGGCGGCCCCGCATCCGCGGAGCCGCCCCTTCCGTATGCCGTACGGCGCGCTAGTTCCAGGCGTTGTTCTGGTTCTGGGCGTGGGCGCCCTGCTGGCCCATGCCGTACTGAGCGGCGAGGCCCTGACCGAGCTGGGTGTTCTGCGGCGGCAGCACCTCGCTCGGCTGCACCAGCGCGAAGCCGGTGCCGAGGAAGCTGAGCTCCCAGCCCTCGCCCGTGTTGCCGCGCCGCCGCCACACGCCGGTGGAGTGCGTCTGGGCCTGCATCTGCACGCGCAGCGACGTGGACCAGGCGACGATGGCGTCCGCGTCGGCGTTGACGTACTTGTCGGGCGTGACCTGCATCATCAGCGGCTGCCCGGAGGTCATCAGCGCGACCTTGCCACGGCCGGAGATGTTGAGCTGGTACTTGCCGGAGCCGGAGATCCCGTACTGGCTGTCCACCGCGATGGCCTCGGTGTGCAGGGTGGAGTCCAGGGCCAGCACGTAGCTGCTGTCGACGGTGAGGCCGTCCTGGTCCACGTCCACGACGTGCACGTACTGGGCCAGGTTGGCCAGGTAGACCGTGCCCTGCCCGGAGCAGCGCATCAGGTCGAGGCCCTCGCCCGTGCGGGCGCGGGCGGTGCGCTGGGTGGTGCTCTGGTATTCGCCGTCGAAGTCGATGATCCCCTGGTAGGCGACCATGGCGCCCTTGCGGGCGAGCACGTCGTCGGAGCCGGTCAGGGTGACCCGCAGCAGCTGCGGGTTCTGGACGGCGTACCGCTCCTGGGACTGCGCCTCGGCGTGGGCGAAAAGTGCGCTCTGCATGATGTGTCCGCTCCCCCTCAGCCCCGGGTCCGGAGCCGGTCGGTGCTGTCCTCGCTGGGCTGTACGACGACGATCCCCTGGCCGGAGAAGGCCATCTGGTAGGCCTCCCCGCTGCCCCGGCCGATCATCGACGAGGCCTTGAAGCTGCGCTTGCCCTTCACCTTGAGGTTCGGGGACCAGGCGACGAGCGCGTCGGGGTCGACGTACGTCTCGTCCTCGCCGCGGCCGCAGTCGACCACGATCGGGGTGCCGCGGGAGGTGATGGCGACCCAGCCGGTGCCGGAGACCTGCACGTTGAACAGGCCCTGGCCGGCGAACTTGGCCATGCCCTTGACCCGTTCGACGCCCCACTGGAGGTGGGCGTCGAAGGCGAGCAGGTTGGTGCCGTTGACCGACAGGGCGTCGTTGTTGAGGTTGATCACGACGACGTCGGCGCCGTAGTCGGCGAGGTAGAGCAGGCCGTCGCCGGTGCACTTCATCAGCGGGGCGCCCTCGCCGGTGAGCCACTGCGAGGCCATCTGGCGCAGGGCCGGCGGGTTGGGCTCGTACTGGACGAAGCCCTCGTACGCGACCATCGATCCGGTGCGCGCGAAGAGGTCCTGGCCGCTCTGCATGGCGACCTTGAGCATGGCCCGGCCGTGGTTCTCCATGCGGGCCGTGACGGGGGTGGGGGCGTAGCCCGCGAGCTGCTGGTTCATTGCGTTCATGACGGGCTCCCTCAGACCTCGTACGGCTGGACGACGATGAAGTTGCCGGGAGCGCCGCGGAACTGGAGGTTCACGGTCTCCCCGCTGTGGCCGGGGTAGGCGTTGCGCCGCAGCCGGACCTGGCTGGAGACGATCACCTGGGAGGCCGCGGACCACGCGACGATGGCGTTGCTGTCGGCGAAGGTGGTCGGGGTGACGGGCAGTACGACGGGCGTGCCGTGCGTCTTGACGATCACCGTGCCCGAGCCCTGGAACAGCATGGTGAACAGGGCGCCGCCGGGGATGCCGTGGCCCTCGATGCGGCGGACCTCGTGCTGGAGGGACTCGTCGAAGGCGAGGACGCTCTCGGCGGAGACGCAGATTCCGTCGCCCTGGAGCTCGATGGCGTGCAGGTGCGCGCCGTTCTCGGCGAGGAAGACCTGGCCGCGGCCGCTGCAGCGCATCAGCTGCATCTCCTGGCCGGTGGCATTGCCGACGATGCGGCCGGCGAAGCCGGCGCCCTTGTAGCTGAAGTCGACCTTGCCCTGGTAGAGGACCATGCTGCCCTGGCGGGCGAGGACGGGCTGGCCGCCCATCGCCAGGTCGACCCGCATGAGCTGCTGGTTCTGCGCGGTCCAGCGGGTGCCGGTGGGGACTTCCTTGTACGGCTGGAGGGCGGCGGCGAGGCCGGCGCCGGCAGCCTGCGGGGCGCCCTGGCCGTAGCCGGGCTGCGGGCCGGGCATCTGCCCGGGCGCCTGGCCGTACGGGGGCGGCTGCTGGCCGGGGACCTGGCCGTAGGGCGCGGGAGCCGGGGCGGGAGGCGGGACCTGCCCGCCGTAGCCGGGCACCTGGCCGTACGAGGGCTGCGGCTGCTGGCCGTACGAGGGCGGGCCGGGCGGCTGCGGGGCGTGCGGCGGCTGGCCGTACGGCGCGGGGGCCGGCGGGGTGGTCAGCGGGCCGACCATGGTCGGGGCCGAGTGCACCGGGGCGGGCGCGGCGGGCTGCTGGTACTGCGGGGCGGGCGCGGGGGCCGGGACGTGCGGGGGCTGCGGGGCCTGGGGTGCCTGCGGGGCCTGGACCGGGGCGCCGAAGGACGGCGCCGGGGCGGCGGCCTGCGGCGGCGCGGCGAATCCCGGCGCGGCGCCGGCCTGGGCCTGGGCGGGGGCCTGCGGCTGCTGGGCCTGCGCCTCGTCCTCCTCGGCGACCTCGCCGCCGAAGTTCTTCAGCAGTGCGGCGAGTCCGCCGTCGAAGCCCTGGCCGACGGCGGCGAAGCGCCACACGTCCTTGAGGTAGAAGTCGCCGAGCATCACCGCGCGCTCGGTGCTGAACTCCGCGCCCGTGAAGGAGTACCGGACGACTTCCTCGCCGCCGGCCACGATCCGGATGTAGCCCGGGCCGATCTGCGACATCTGCCCGGCACCGTCGATCGTGGCGGTGAAGGACAGCTTGTGGATGCTCGCCGGAACGCGGTCCAGCGTCACCCGGAACGACTCGGTGTCGCCGGCCTGCGTGCCGAGCTGCTGAATGGACTCCTCAGGCGACTTCGGCTGGTTGTAGAAGACGAAGTAGCGGTCGTCCGACAACTGCTCATTGGCGTCGAGGCCGAAGCAGCTGATGTCGAAGGCGAGTCCGGGGCCGGCGATCTGGACGCCCACGTACAGATCGGTGCCTGCCGTCAGATCGCTGATCCTGGCCTTGTGACCGCGTTGGAATTCCCTGGCCATACGTAACGACCGTCCCCCATCCCGACAGTGAAATGCGTGCCGCTCAGGCTAGCTGCATCTGCCGACATCCGGCCAAGCCGGTACCGACCCGGTACATATCGATACGTTCGCGCCCGACGGTGCGCGGGCGGGGTCATTCCTCGCGGGCCGCCGGGACCTTGGGGAGGCGCTCGGCGGCGACCACTCCCTCGAGGTAGCCGCGGGCCCGCTCGGTGCGCGGATAGGCCTCGAGCAGTTCCCAGAAGCGGGGGCCGTGGCCGGGCACGAGCAGGTGGGCGAGTTCGTGGAGCAGCACGTAGTCGACGACGTACTCCGGCATCCCCTGGAGGCGGTGCGAGAGCCGGATGCTGCCTTCGGCCGGGGTGCAGGAGCCCCAGCGGGTGTTCTGGTTGGTGACCCAGCGCACCGAGCGGGGGCGGGCACGGGAGCTGAAGTACTGCTCGGACAAACGCTCGGCGCGCTCGGTGAGTTCCGCATCCCCGAGGGTTCGCTTGCTCTCCTGCGCGGCCAGCTTGTCGAGCATGACCCCCACCCAGCGCTGCTCCTCGGCCTCGGACATCCGGGCAGGGATGAGGACGACCGTACGGTCACCCTCACGGTAGGCGGATACGGTCCTGCGGCGGCGCGCGCTCCGGCGGACTTCGACGGCGCGCTGCTGTGGGTCGGCGGACACGCCCAAGACCGTACCCGCTCGCCGTCGCGGAAGTCGCCCTGCTCCACGGTTCGAACATGATCGATTCGGAGCCGGTACAGGAAACGCCCTTTTTCTCCATCTCATATGCCTAATAACCCTTGCCTGTGGACAAATGCGCGCACGGAATGCGGCGGGCGGGCACTCTGCGGAGGAAGGGAATGAGGCGGAGTTCGTACGAGGGGGGAAAGCCATGTATCCGAAGGTGAAGCCGGCGCTGGCGAGGGCGTGGCGGGATCTGCAGACGGTGCAGTTCGGGGTGACGCCCGCGCATGCGGTGGTGCTCGGCCCGGTGGACACGGCGACGGGATCGCTCCTCGACCGGATCGACGGGACACGGGGCATGGAGCTGCTGCGCGCGGAGGCGGCGGCCGTGGGGCTGCCGGAGGGGCAGGTGGACGCGCTGGTGCGGAGGCTGGCGGCGGCCGGGCTGCTGGACGATGCCACCGCGGGCGGACCGCGGGCCCAGGCGGTGCGCAAGCGGCCGGAGACCCTGGAGCGGCTCGGGCCCGATCTGGGCTCGCTCTCGCTGGTCCACCGGGACCCGGGAGGCGACTTGCGGGGTGTCGCGGCCCGCCGGGCCATACGGGTCCAGGTGCGCGGGAGCGGCCGGGTCGGCGGGGTGATCGCCGGGGTCCTGGCGGGAGCCGGCGTGGGCCGGGTCGAGGTCCTCGACGGCGGCCGGGTGGAGGCGGCGGATGTGGCTCCGGGCGGGCTGGGGCCCGGCAGCATCGGCCGGCTGCGGGCCGAGGCCGCGACCGGACTGGTCCGCACATCGGCCCCGGGGCGCGCACCGCGGACCGCGGAGCACGAGGGGCCCGAGCCGGGGGTGTCCCTGGTGGTGGTCGCGCCCCGGGACGGTCTGCAGGCGTGGGCCCCGGATCCGGGGCTCGCGGCCGACTGGATCGCCACCGGCACCCCGCATCTGTATGCCGGGGTGCTGGAGGGCACCGGGCTGGTGGGGCCGCTGGTGCTGCCGGGTGCCACGGCGTGCGCGGGCTGCATGGAACGCGACCGGGTCGAGGCGGACCCGGCCTGGCCCCGGATGCTGGTCCAGTGGCGCTCGGCGCACCGCCGCCGGACCACCGCGGCCTGCGACCTGGGCCTGGCCACGGCGGTGGCCGGCCTCGCCGCGGCCCACGCCCTGTCCTTCCTCGACGGCGAACTCCCCGCCTCCACGGCCTCCCGCTGGGAGGCCGCCCTCCCCGGCCTCCATTGGGAACAGACCCCTGTGCACCCCCACCCGGCCTGCCCGTGTGCCGCGGCCCGGGTCCCGGCGGAGCAGGAGGTGGGGTCATGAGGAGCCGGTTGCGAAGGCGCGTCGAGCCGCTCCTCCACGGCAGTGGGAGAGGAGGAGGTTCCCCGCATCCGAAGGTCCCGTTCCCCGGCACCCGCTCACCGCGCTCGATCCGCTGTCCGGTCATGCTGTCCCATGGGGGTGGATGCTGTCCGGCGATGGCCGGATCGGTGCCGGGTTCGGGGCGGGCGCCTCGGGCGGGGCGGCGCAGGGACGCCATGACAGGATGCGGATGGCCGAGGGGTCATCCTGAACCGCCGCTTGCGGCACAGCAGTCTGGGACTTGGAGGGGCATATGTCTGATCTTCCCCGGAAGGCGGTCACCCGTACCGTCAAGCTGGCCGCGCTGCCGCTCGGCTTCGCGGGCCGGGTCACCTGGGGGCTGGGGAAGCGGATCGGGGGCAAGTCCGCGGAGATCGTGGCGCGCGAGCTCCAGCAGCGGACCGCCGAGCAGCTGTTCCGCACGCTCGGGGAGTTGAAGGGCGGTGCCATGAAGTTCGGGCAGGCGCTCTCGGTCTTCGAGTCGGCCCTCCCCGAGGAGGTCGCCGGGCCGTACCGGGCGGCGCTGACCAAGCTTCAGGAGGCGGCCCCGCCGCTGCCGGCCGAGACGGTGCACCAGGTACTGGCGGACCGGCTGGGCGCCGACTGGCGCGATCTGTTCGAGGAGTTCGAGGACAAGCCGGCCGCGGCCGCCTCGATCGGGCAGGTGCACCGGGCGGTGTGGCACGACGGCCGCCAGGTCGCCGTGAAGGTGCAGTACCCGGGGGCCGGTGAGGCGCTGCTGTCGGACCTGAGGCAACTGGGGCGGTTCGCGGGGCTGCTGGGGCCGCTGATTCCCGGCATGGACGTCAAGCCGCTGATCAAGGAGTTGCGGGACCGGGTCGCGGAGGAGCTGGACTACGAGCTCGAGGCCGAGGCCCAGCGGATCCACGCGGACGCGTTCGAGGGCGACGAGGACGTGGTCGTACCGGACGTCGTGCACCAGGGCGACCAGGTGCTGGTGACCGAGTGGATGGAGGGGACCCCGCTGTCGGAGGTGATAGCGGACGGCACCGAGGAGGAGCGCAACGGCGCCGGTCAGCTGCTGGCCCGATTCCTGTTCTCGGGGCCCGCGCGTACCGGGCTGCTGCACGCCGATCCGCACCCGGGCAACTTCCGGCTGCTGACGGGGGCGGACGGCCGGATGCGCCTCGGCGTGCTGGACTTCGGCACCGTCGACCGGCTGCCCGGCGGCTGGCCCAAGCCCATCGGCACGTCGCTGCGGATGACGCTCGAGGGCGACGCCGAGGGGATATACGGGCACCTGTGCGCCGAGGGGTTCGTGAAGGAGTCCATCGAACTGGACCCGGAGGCGGTGCTGGACTACCTGCTGCCCATCATCGAGCCCGCCCAGGCCGAGGAGTTCACCTTCACGCGGCCGTGGCTGCGCGGTCAGGCGGCCCGGATCGCCGATCCCCGCTCCCCCGCACACCAGTTGAGCCGGCAGATCAATCTGCCGCCCTCGTACCTGCTGATCCACCGGGTGACGCTGAGCACCATCGGGGTGCTCTGCCAGCTGGGCGCGACGGTACGGCTGCGGAGCGAACTGGACTCCTGGCTCCCGGGGTTCCTGCCCGAGGAGTGAGCCTTCGGACCCGGGCCCAACGGGCCCGGGGCTGAGGGCCCCAGGTCACCACCAGGACGAATCGAGGCGGCCCTCGATCGCCCTGAGGTTGGCCCGCGCGCAGTCGACGCAGAAGTACTGTCTGGTCCCGTTCTCCACCGAGCAGGTCCAGGTGGGCGGGGCGCCGTCGGGGGCCTTCTTGCCGCAGCGCGCGCAGACGACGGGCTGGGCCTCGGGTCCCGACGGGGCGGGGTGGGGATTCGGCTGGTCCACCTCCAGACGATATCTCCGCAAGGCACGGAGAACCGTCCGCAACGCACCGGGGGGACCGGTCCGTTCGGACCGGTCCCCCGTACGCTGCTGCGCCGCTGGTCAGCGGCAGTTCAGCGGCTGATCAGTGCATGACGGCCATGGCCAGCGCTCGCCGGGCGCGCAGCGAGACGCGCTCGGCTCGCCGCTGCATGCGGCGGGCGGCGACCAGGCGCAGGGCCTGACGCTCGGCGTCGACCTCACGCATGCGGTCGTCCATATGGGCACGAGCCAGGGCTTCTGGGATGAGTTGCATTTCACGGGTCCTGTTCTGACGCGAGGTGATCGCGCCGGCGGTGATGAAGTCTGCGGTGGCGGAGCCGTACGGCTGCTCGCTCGTCGTGTGGGCGGTCATGGAGGCCTGCTTCAAGGGGTCGTGCGTCACGGGGCGGTCGATGGTTCCGATGGCGGTCATGCCGCAACAACCGGGTTCTTGCGCGGACGGCCACGGGGGCGCTTCCGGGCTACGACGACACCCTGGACGAACAGCTCGCCACCCCAGACGCCCCAGGGCTCGCGGCGCTCGAGCGCACCGGCGAGGCAGGCCTCGACCAGCGGGCAGGTGGCGCACAGGGACTTGGCGTACTCGACGTCCGCCGGGGACTCGGCGAAGAAGACCTCGGGGTCGTAGGTACGGCAGGCGACGGGTACGCCGAGGTTCTCGATGGCGTCGTCGAGCGCGGTCAGCGCGGTGAGGGGAGTCAAGGTGGAGTCCTCCGGGACTGCGGGCGGGGAGATCGTCTGGGTCTGCGATACGGACGGGGCGTGCGCTTCGAGTTGCACGGTGTTTTCTTCCTCGTCTTGTTTGGCTAGTCGTTCCGGCCGGGTTCGGCCGGGGGCGGCTGGGCTACGTCTCACACCGACTGGTCTTGCCAGTCCCGAGGCTCCTTCGTGCCGTCGTCCCCGTTCGGGGACAAACAGAAGGGCCGCGGATCCCGGGTGGGGTTCCGCGGCCCTGAAGGCGCCGGCCTGATCTTGGAATCAGGCTGGATCACTCCAGGGTTCGAGCCCACGGAAGGCCCACATCAGGTGGTGCTGCTGCTTCGTCTGCGTCGTCTGCTTCGTCTGGGATCCGGCACCGGCTGCGGCCGCAATCCCATAGGCGCCATGCGCCTGGGCTTCCAGTACTGCCACCGGTGCCTGGGTCGGTCGCTCATTCCGCTCGCTCACAAGACGCACGGCGGGTGCGGCCAGCAGGGCGCGGCTGTCAGCGCACATCGCAGACAGACCGGTACCCAGGAGCGGGAGGAGCGAGGAGGAGCCGAGCATGCAGGAAGCGGCGACCGAGCGATCGGTCATTTTGGTGCTGGTGATGAAGCTGGTCACTGGTCTCGCCTCCTCTCGGCGTCTCGGGGACGGGGCCCGGGGGCCTGTCCCATGCGTATTCGGATAAGTACAGCACGGATCCGGAGCTTCGGAGAAGCCACCGTTTCCGTTGCTAAGAACCTATGGGGATTCGCTGGGCATGTGCAAACTATTTTTCCGACGAGTTTCTACGCGTCGTCAGCATCCGCGCCCCCAGGCTCCTGACCTGCGCAGATCGCCAACACGTCGGCTCCGTACCGGTCGAGCTTGCGGCCGCCGACTCCAGAGATCATCGAGAGCTCGCCCTCCTCGGACGGTGCGGCCTCGGCGATCGCGACGAGCGTCCGGTCCGTGAACACGCAGTACGCGGGCAGCCCCTGCTCCTTCGCCTGGCCCGCGCGCCACTCCCGCAGCCGCTCGTAGAGGCCCTCGTCCATGTCGGACGGGCAGTCGTCGCAGCGCATCAGCTTCAACTCGCCGGCCTCGGTCAGCGTCTTGCCGCACACCCGGCACAGCGCCGGGCCGCGGCGGCCCCGCTTGCGGACCCCCCGCTCGGCCGAGGCGCCCGCGGCGCCCGCTCTGCCGCCCGGGGCCGCAGAGCCCGGCCGCAGCCCGTTCAGGAAGCGGCTGGGGCGTCGGGAGGCGCGGCCGCCCGGAGCCCGGGAGAGCGCCCAGGACAGCGTCAGGTGCAGCCGCGCCCGCGTGACGCCGACATAGAGCAGCCGGCGCTCCTCCTCCACCTGCTCGTCGGTCTTGGCGTACGTGATCGGCACCATGCCGTCGGTCAGACCGACGAGGAACACCGCGTCCCACTCCAGGCCCTTCGCCGCATGCAGCGAGGCGAGGGTGACGCCCTGGACGGTCGGGGCGTGCTGGGCGGCCCGGCGCTCGTCCAGCTCGACCGTCAGGTCCGCCAGGGTGGCCCCGGGCCGGCTCCGGGCGAAGTCCTCGGCGAGCCGGACCAGGGCGGCCACGGACTCCCACTGGTCGCGGACCGCGCCGGAGCCTGCGGGCGGCTCGCTGGTCCAGCCGGTGGAGCTGAGCACGGCCCGGACCTGGGAGCCGAGTTCGACGACGTCCTCGAGCAGCGGGTCGTTGCCGCCGGAACGGGCGGCGCCGCGCAGGGCGAGGATCGCCTTCTGCACCTCGCCCCGCTCGAAGAAGCGCTCGGCTCCGCGCAGCTGGTACGGGACCCCGGCGTCGGCGAGGGCCTGCTCGTAGACCTCGGACTGGGCGTTGATGCGGTAGAGCACGGCGATCTCGCCGGCCGGGACGCCCGCCGCGATCAGGTTCCGGATCCGCAGGGCGACACCCTCGGCCTCGGCGGGCTCGTCGGGGTACTCGGCGTAGACCGGGTCGGGGCCGGGCTCGCGCTGGGAGACCAGTTCGAGGCGGTGTTCGGCGGCGCGGCCCTTGGCCTGGGCGAGGAGCCCGTTCGCGAGGTGGACCACCTGGGGGGTGGAGCGGTAGTCCCGGACCAGCTTGACCAGGGTGGACTGCGGGTAGCGGGTGCGGAAGTTCAGCAGGTGGTCCGGGGTGGCCCCGGTGAAGGAGTAGATCGTCTGGCTGGCGTCGCCGACGACGCAGAGACTGTCGCGCTCGCCGAGCCACAGGTCCAGCAGCCGCTGCTGGAGCGGGCTGACGTCCTGGTACTCGTCCACCACGAAGTGCTGGTACTGGGTGCGGATCTGTTCCGCGATGTCGTGGCGGTCCTGGAGGATGCCGACCGTGAGCAGCAGCACGTCCTCGAAGTCGATCATGCCGCGGTCGCGCTTGAGCTGCTCGTACGTCCCGTAGATCTGGGCGATCTCCGCCATGTCCCGGGGGGCTTCGCGGCCCGACTTGAGGGCGGCCGCCGGATAGTCGGAGGGCACGGTCTGGGTGACCTTCGCCCACTCGATCTCGGCGGTGACATCGCGCAGCTCGCCCCGGTCGAGCCGGATGCGGCAGCGCGCGCCCGCCTCGGCGACCAGTTGGACCTTGCGCTCGACGAGCCGGGGCATCTCGCCGCCGATCGCCTTGGGCCAGAAGTAGTGGAGCTGGCGCAGGGCAGCGGAGTGGAACGTCCGCGCCTGCACCCCGCCCGCGCCGAGGGAGCGCAGGCGGCCGCGCATCTCGCCGGCGGCGCGGTTGGTGAACGT
The Streptomyces sp. NBC_01296 DNA segment above includes these coding regions:
- a CDS encoding ThiF family adenylyltransferase, which gives rise to MYPKVKPALARAWRDLQTVQFGVTPAHAVVLGPVDTATGSLLDRIDGTRGMELLRAEAAAVGLPEGQVDALVRRLAAAGLLDDATAGGPRAQAVRKRPETLERLGPDLGSLSLVHRDPGGDLRGVAARRAIRVQVRGSGRVGGVIAGVLAGAGVGRVEVLDGGRVEAADVAPGGLGPGSIGRLRAEAATGLVRTSAPGRAPRTAEHEGPEPGVSLVVVAPRDGLQAWAPDPGLAADWIATGTPHLYAGVLEGTGLVGPLVLPGATACAGCMERDRVEADPAWPRMLVQWRSAHRRRTTAACDLGLATAVAGLAAAHALSFLDGELPASTASRWEAALPGLHWEQTPVHPHPACPCAAARVPAEQEVGS
- a CDS encoding M48 metallopeptidase family protein, translating into MRWRKRAFPVPAPNRSCSNRGAGRLPRRRAGTVLGVSADPQQRAVEVRRSARRRRTVSAYREGDRTVVLIPARMSEAEEQRWVGVMLDKLAAQESKRTLGDAELTERAERLSEQYFSSRARPRSVRWVTNQNTRWGSCTPAEGSIRLSHRLQGMPEYVVDYVLLHELAHLLVPGHGPRFWELLEAYPRTERARGYLEGVVAAERLPKVPAAREE
- a CDS encoding ATP-dependent DNA helicase UvrD2, whose translation is MLLGLDPEQREVATTLRGPVCVLAGAGTGKTRAITHRIAYGVRSGQLMPASVLAVTFTNRAAGEMRGRLRSLGAGGVQARTFHSAALRQLHYFWPKAIGGEMPRLVERKVQLVAEAGARCRIRLDRGELRDVTAEIEWAKVTQTVPSDYPAAALKSGREAPRDMAEIAQIYGTYEQLKRDRGMIDFEDVLLLTVGILQDRHDIAEQIRTQYQHFVVDEYQDVSPLQQRLLDLWLGERDSLCVVGDASQTIYSFTGATPDHLLNFRTRYPQSTLVKLVRDYRSTPQVVHLANGLLAQAKGRAAEHRLELVSQREPGPDPVYAEYPDEPAEAEGVALRIRNLIAAGVPAGEIAVLYRINAQSEVYEQALADAGVPYQLRGAERFFERGEVQKAILALRGAARSGGNDPLLEDVVELGSQVRAVLSSTGWTSEPPAGSGAVRDQWESVAALVRLAEDFARSRPGATLADLTVELDERRAAQHAPTVQGVTLASLHAAKGLEWDAVFLVGLTDGMVPITYAKTDEQVEEERRLLYVGVTRARLHLTLSWALSRAPGGRASRRPSRFLNGLRPGSAAPGGRAGAAGASAERGVRKRGRRGPALCRVCGKTLTEAGELKLMRCDDCPSDMDEGLYERLREWRAGQAKEQGLPAYCVFTDRTLVAIAEAAPSEEGELSMISGVGGRKLDRYGADVLAICAGQEPGGADADDA
- a CDS encoding ABC1 kinase family protein, translating into MSDLPRKAVTRTVKLAALPLGFAGRVTWGLGKRIGGKSAEIVARELQQRTAEQLFRTLGELKGGAMKFGQALSVFESALPEEVAGPYRAALTKLQEAAPPLPAETVHQVLADRLGADWRDLFEEFEDKPAAAASIGQVHRAVWHDGRQVAVKVQYPGAGEALLSDLRQLGRFAGLLGPLIPGMDVKPLIKELRDRVAEELDYELEAEAQRIHADAFEGDEDVVVPDVVHQGDQVLVTEWMEGTPLSEVIADGTEEERNGAGQLLARFLFSGPARTGLLHADPHPGNFRLLTGADGRMRLGVLDFGTVDRLPGGWPKPIGTSLRMTLEGDAEGIYGHLCAEGFVKESIELDPEAVLDYLLPIIEPAQAEEFTFTRPWLRGQAARIADPRSPAHQLSRQINLPPSYLLIHRVTLSTIGVLCQLGATVRLRSELDSWLPGFLPEE
- a CDS encoding AIM24 family protein, which codes for MNQQLAGYAPTPVTARMENHGRAMLKVAMQSGQDLFARTGSMVAYEGFVQYEPNPPALRQMASQWLTGEGAPLMKCTGDGLLYLADYGADVVVINLNNDALSVNGTNLLAFDAHLQWGVERVKGMAKFAGQGLFNVQVSGTGWVAITSRGTPIVVDCGRGEDETYVDPDALVAWSPNLKVKGKRSFKASSMIGRGSGEAYQMAFSGQGIVVVQPSEDSTDRLRTRG
- a CDS encoding NUDIX hydrolase; translated protein: MSLYDDTVLVLKQYEGQPELRDLYLEHLAEHPDGVYKPCRAGHITGSALVVDPAGGRVLLTLHKKLGIWLQMGGHCEPEDTTLAGAALREAVEESGISSGLTLLPGGPVRLDRHPIPAPCNWHLDVQYAALAPADAVAEISEESLDLRWFPYEEVAAVADTSVVRLMEATRARL
- a CDS encoding TerD family protein, with product MAREFQRGHKARISDLTAGTDLYVGVQIAGPGLAFDISCFGLDANEQLSDDRYFVFYNQPKSPEESIQQLGTQAGDTESFRVTLDRVPASIHKLSFTATIDGAGQMSQIGPGYIRIVAGGEEVVRYSFTGAEFSTERAVMLGDFYLKDVWRFAAVGQGFDGGLAALLKNFGGEVAEEDEAQAQQPQAPAQAQAGAAPGFAAPPQAAAPAPSFGAPVQAPQAPQAPQPPHVPAPAPAPQYQQPAAPAPVHSAPTMVGPLTTPPAPAPYGQPPHAPQPPGPPSYGQQPQPSYGQVPGYGGQVPPPAPAPAPYGQVPGQQPPPYGQAPGQMPGPQPGYGQGAPQAAGAGLAAALQPYKEVPTGTRWTAQNQQLMRVDLAMGGQPVLARQGSMVLYQGKVDFSYKGAGFAGRIVGNATGQEMQLMRCSGRGQVFLAENGAHLHAIELQGDGICVSAESVLAFDESLQHEVRRIEGHGIPGGALFTMLFQGSGTVIVKTHGTPVVLPVTPTTFADSNAIVAWSAASQVIVSSQVRLRRNAYPGHSGETVNLQFRGAPGNFIVVQPYEV
- a CDS encoding AIM24 family protein, translating into MQSALFAHAEAQSQERYAVQNPQLLRVTLTGSDDVLARKGAMVAYQGIIDFDGEYQSTTQRTARARTGEGLDLMRCSGQGTVYLANLAQYVHVVDVDQDGLTVDSSYVLALDSTLHTEAIAVDSQYGISGSGKYQLNISGRGKVALMTSGQPLMMQVTPDKYVNADADAIVAWSTSLRVQMQAQTHSTGVWRRRGNTGEGWELSFLGTGFALVQPSEVLPPQNTQLGQGLAAQYGMGQQGAHAQNQNNAWN
- a CDS encoding WhiB family transcriptional regulator; this translates as MQLEAHAPSVSQTQTISPPAVPEDSTLTPLTALTALDDAIENLGVPVACRTYDPEVFFAESPADVEYAKSLCATCPLVEACLAGALERREPWGVWGGELFVQGVVVARKRPRGRPRKNPVVAA